In Treponema bryantii, the following proteins share a genomic window:
- a CDS encoding site-specific DNA-methyltransferase — translation MPTLDWIGKKKVVNHHLEVPFKVLKKSYTYSADGKAKDSENKIIHGDNLEALKSLLPEYEGRIDCIYIDPPYNTGNEGWIYNDNVNDPRIKKWLGEVVGKESEDFTRHDKWLCMMYPRLKLLHKLLNEKGAIFISIDDNEQANLKLICDEIFGSGNFVANISWQRTYSIRNDSKGIPSEVEHIIVYSKTPEWQPNPLPRTAEMDKAYKNPDNDENGAWMSGSPVAPAASTHQGMVYAIQHPFTGEMIYPSDTACWRYQQDAMLEYMNGWCDYKLEDLHDEEERAKVCGIPSDKIRKNVKAIVLAKSLEESKKQAKKVYDRGNWPRFYFTNNGKGGIRRKVYLEGAGGRITTNFYSFEECGHTDEAKKEIKSIFGGSAPFDTPKPTRLIERILQIATNKDSVILDSFAGSATTAHTILNMNNKDNGNRKFIIIEMMDYADSITAERVKRVIKGYNDIQGTGGDFSFYELGEPLLINGLLNENVDTGKIREYVWFTETHSKLQHEKTKDNEYFLGKHNEAGYWFFYKKNEETCLNYDFLSTMKTKVDQYIIYADVCRLPDNFLKEHNIIFKKIPREIQKF, via the coding sequence ATGCCTACATTAGATTGGATTGGAAAAAAGAAAGTTGTTAATCATCATTTGGAAGTTCCTTTTAAAGTACTAAAAAAATCTTATACATATTCAGCTGATGGAAAAGCTAAAGACTCTGAAAATAAAATTATACATGGAGATAATTTAGAAGCATTAAAATCTCTTTTACCAGAATATGAAGGAAGAATAGATTGTATTTACATTGATCCTCCTTATAATACAGGAAACGAAGGATGGATTTACAACGACAATGTGAATGACCCACGCATTAAAAAATGGCTTGGTGAAGTTGTTGGTAAAGAAAGTGAAGATTTTACACGACACGACAAATGGTTATGCATGATGTATCCACGCTTAAAACTTTTGCACAAACTATTGAATGAAAAGGGGGCAATCTTTATAAGTATTGATGACAACGAACAAGCAAATTTAAAACTAATTTGCGATGAAATTTTTGGAAGTGGAAACTTTGTGGCTAATATTAGTTGGCAAAGAACTTATTCAATTCGTAACGATTCAAAAGGTATTCCAAGTGAAGTTGAACATATAATTGTTTACAGTAAAACTCCAGAATGGCAGCCAAATCCATTACCTAGAACTGCAGAAATGGATAAAGCATACAAAAATCCAGATAACGATGAAAATGGGGCTTGGATGAGTGGGTCCCCTGTTGCTCCAGCAGCATCAACACATCAAGGTATGGTTTATGCAATTCAGCATCCATTTACAGGTGAAATGATTTATCCTAGTGATACAGCTTGCTGGCGTTATCAACAGGATGCAATGCTTGAATATATGAATGGTTGGTGTGATTACAAACTTGAAGACTTACACGATGAAGAAGAACGTGCAAAAGTTTGTGGTATTCCATCTGATAAAATTCGAAAAAATGTAAAAGCAATTGTTCTTGCTAAATCATTGGAAGAATCAAAAAAACAAGCAAAAAAAGTTTATGACCGTGGAAATTGGCCACGTTTCTATTTTACGAATAATGGTAAAGGTGGAATCCGACGTAAGGTATACCTAGAAGGAGCTGGAGGAAGAATTACAACAAATTTTTACAGTTTTGAAGAATGTGGACATACTGACGAAGCAAAAAAAGAAATTAAATCCATATTTGGTGGATCAGCACCTTTTGATACTCCAAAACCAACACGACTAATCGAACGCATACTTCAAATTGCTACCAATAAAGATTCTGTTATTCTTGATTCTTTCGCTGGTTCTGCTACAACGGCCCATACTATTTTAAATATGAATAATAAAGATAATGGGAACCGTAAATTTATTATTATTGAAATGATGGATTATGCAGATAGTATTACTGCTGAAAGAGTGAAACGAGTAATAAAAGGTTATAATGATATACAAGGAACTGGAGGAGATTTTTCTTTCTATGAACTTGGTGAGCCTCTACTAATTAATGGACTCCTTAATGAAAATGTAGACACCGGAAAAATACGTGAATATGTGTGGTTTACTGAAACTCATTCAAAATTACAACACGAAAAAACAAAAGATAATGAATACTTTTTAGGAAAGCACAACGAAGCTGGTTATTGGTTTTTCTATAAAAAAAATGAAGAAACTTGCTTAAACTATGATTTTCTTAGCACTATGAAAACAAAGGTAGATCAATACATAATTTATGCAGATGTTTGTCGTTTACCAGATAATTTCTTAAAAGAACACAATATAATCTTTAAGAAAATTCCACGCGAAATACAAAAGTTTTAA